One Canis lupus baileyi chromosome 1, mCanLup2.hap1, whole genome shotgun sequence genomic window, TTTCGggatgccccctcccccccgccgcgccgcccccgTCGTCCTGGGCTCGCGCCCCGGCACATTCCGTCCTCtccgccccgccctcctccctcggCCCCGTGGGGACGGAAACATGCCGTCCCGCCCGCGCCCGGCCGAGGGCTGTGGGTCACGGAGCCCGGCCGGACGGCAGCTGGCTCTCCGAGATCCGAGGGTGACCTCACCTGGGCCCGCCCTCTCAGGTGAACGGCCGGGCCCGGTGACGTCACTTCCTGCCAGGTAAGCGCCGCGGGCGGCTCGGcctgcggggaggaggggggcggaggggcggcCGGCGGACCCTACCCTCTCCCGCTTCTAAACACTCCCCGCCCCTCTCGACCGCTTCTGGACCGCAGAGGACTCCGGGATTGCAGTTTACACAcagattccttttatttaaaaattccaaaaaccacaaaaataaacttttaacaatatattacttaatatattattatagcaTACTTATAACAATAATTATTCCATCGTTTCCAATATtacaaaaaggaggaagaaaaatacaagGGAAGCAGACGAcccaatatatataaatactataaaatccATTAGAATAAATAAAGTCGTCATAAATAAAGAGCCCAATGGCTGGGGGGGgggaattgggggtgggggtgtttggCAATGGCTTTGGCTACTTGCTTTTGGAGGGAAATTCGAGCACCAGGATTCCCCCTCGGGGGAGGCTCCAGTCACCACCAGACTCTGGAACCTCAGGGTCTAGGAGAAATtgggagggggcagtgggagcCTATTATTCACAGCATTGGGAAAGGGAGGGGTGGGTAGAGGGCTCACTGCCTTCCTCAAATCTgctacatactttttttttttacaagaccCAGAAAACTCCCCACCCCAACACCATGAACACAGATCTTGCACACTGGGGACCTGCCCCAGCGTGGGGTCAGGGGAGTGGGTTAATGCACTTTGGAAGGTAGGGGGAGGCTACTTGATTGAGTCCCCCGAGTTCCCCACAGCCCCGGGGCCCCTGTGGAACCCACAGCAAAAGAGAAATGGCCCCCTTGAATCCAGCTGATCTGTACTGGGCAGGCACTTGTCACTCAGAAACAGAGATGCGGTTGAAGATGGGGAGTCGCCGGGGGGCTGCAGGTGGCTGGGGTGGCCCAAAAATCCCAGCCTCGAAGACAGGCGAGTCGGATCCCCCTAGGCTGCTGCCGCTGCTGGCATATTCTTCAGGATCAGATCCCAGGGACTGTGCAGAGGGGCTCCGAGCCAGGCCACCCAAGGGCCCCCAGACGCTACTGGGGGTAGCCCTTCGGCAGGAGGGGCAACAGACTGTGGTGGGGTCCCTTCGGGCCACCGGGGTCCCAGGGGcagcagagaaggcagagggtgAAAGTGGAAGGTCCCCAGGTGGCGGTGGTggggagctggagggagagaaggagcaggaggacAGGGAAGGGCCTGCCAGGCCTGCTGGTGGTGGTGACGGTCGGCGGCCGGAGGGCAGGCCCGAGAAGCTGATGCTCTGGCGCAGCACATGAGGGTGGCCCGGGGCAGCCAGATCTTCGCTGGGGTTGTGGATGAAGTGGCAGCGTGAGCCGTAGGGGCAGCCGCCCTGGAGGTAGAACTTGTGGCAGAGTTCGGTCTTGTACTTGGGGTGGCGGCTGGCCTGGCGCAGCTCGCCCAGCCCGTGGGCAAACTGGCACTTAGCCCCGTAGCGGCAGCGCCCACTCTCGGAGAAGGTCCGACACAGCTCGGTCTTGTACCGAGATGAGGTGGTGGGAGTCGCAGTAGGTGAGGTGGGTGAAGGCGACAGTTCAGGGCCTGGGCGGGGAGCCAGGGGTGCGAAACCCGGGGGTGGTGGCACCCAGCCACAGCTTGGACTCTCCACCAGGCTGGTGGAGCGGCCAGGCAGGCGGCCACTGATCCCAACCCGGCTCCTCTCGGGTGAGCTGGGGCTCCAGAGCCCGGAGGGGGGCCAGCCTGGGATGGACTCCGTGTCTCCGTGGTCAGATGGCATGTCAGGGCTCAGCGACAGGAGGCTCTGTGGGAACAAGGATCGGTTAAGAAACCGAAAATGCTGGGTGACGCCCCACCCCAGCTGCAGGGCACCTAAGAGCTTGCCAGTCCGGTTCGTGGGCTCCCAGCCTGAGCCCCACCTGCCCACATTAAAATATGGGTGCCGGATGGCAGGGATCCCGATTTGGAAGTTCAGAATTTTTTCCTCCCCGCGACAGAAGTGTCTCCCGAGGGACCCAGAGTCCCCGGCTCTCCAGGCCGGATCAAAACAAGACCCCAGAGTCCGACAACACCACTGTCCTCCCAATTTCGAGCCTCTGGGCCCCCGGGGAGCTGACCCCTCGCATCGGGTTCTCCAGTTTCACAACTGGGGAAGCAGGCAAAGTTAGCCGCGGAGTCGGGAAGCCGTCGGACTTGAGAGTCCCCAGAGCTCCGGCTGGCCCGAGGGCCGGAGGGTCAGGAGTCGGCCCCCCCTCACCCCGAGACTCCGCGCCCAGCGCCGCCTCCGCGCCAAACCGCGCCCTCAGCAACCACTGGGGGTTAGGCCAGGTGTGGGGCCATTTCCGCCTCCAGACAGCCCTGGACTCCGACGAGTCCCCCGGCCTCCCGACCCCCGAGGGCCGCCCCACGAAAGTCGCGGGCTCTGTTTTCACCTCCTGAGAACCGCGCGGGTGTGGGAAGGGCGGCAgggccccgggccgggccggagCTGTGGGCACTGGCGCTCGTCGCCCTAGCggggggggcgggcccgggggtcGCCGGCGGGGCTCACCTTGTAGATGGCGGAGAGGTCCATGGTGGCGCGATCCATGGCGGCGCGAGCGGCCGAGGGGTGAGGAGTCGGCCGGGAGGGCGAGCGCTGAAGTCAGGCTGCGGTCGGCCGGCCGAGCCCGGGCTTTTATAGAGGCGGGCGAGGGGGGGCGGGCCGGGTGGGTGGGGCCAGAAGGGGCGCTTCCCGGACGCGCGCCCCCAGCAAGgcccgcccggcccccggccAGGACGCACCGGAGCCCGGCCCCGCGGGCGGCCGCAAGCGGGGAGTGCCccgggccggggggagggggggcagggggcaggggggacagCGGGGTGTCGGCCCAGTTTCCAAGGCTGGAGAGAGCGAGGCGCGGAGAAGCGAACTGGGCCGTGGTGGGGGCAGGGCTCCCCGGGGAATCGACACGGGCGGAGGCCAAGAGGGCGTGCGCGGGACGacggccgggggcggggagaggagagAGCCGGGAACGCAGCCGGGGAGAGAACCGCGCAGGGACGCGGCCGTGGCGGGAGAGCCGCGCGCGCCCCGGAGGCAGGGAGAGGCGGGGAAGTTGGGAGACGGAAAAGACAAGTTAGAGACAGTCCCAGAGGGACAAACTCAAAAGAGGGGGAAGCGAGAGGGAGGGTCGTGTAAACTGAAAAAGCGGGGAGATGAACCGGGGGAAGCAAACACCGACAGGCCAGAAATCCCGTAGGAGCAACACGGAAGGGCGACCCAGGCCAGGTGGGGGATTTCGCTCAAACAGCCCAGGTCGGGAGGCCTTGGTCACCAGCCCCCTGGCCCCCGAGACTCGCGGGGGCGGGGGACCCCGGATCCCTGGCGAGGCAGGAAGGGGGCCCCTCGAGCTCACGCAGCAGATGGCCCCTCTGATCGGTACCCGCCCCCCAGCTCTGCTGCGTGAAAGTACTTTACGGCCATCCACTCAAGGACGCATTGTGCCCATTTTACACACGAGGAGACCCAGGCCGAGTTACTGTTGTCGAACCTGTTAGTAAAAGTTCGCCCTCTGAGAAAACTCAAGATTGGAAagggcggtgtgtgtgtgtgtgtgtgtgtgtcttttattgTGGACGAGGGTTTGCCTCCGATGGAAAGTCTTTTGGAGGTGGAAGGAacgggtcccccccccccccccaccaactgGTGGTCGCACGGGCGTCTTTTGGAGGGGTTTGCCTTGAGAGAACTGCCAGTCTGCGGGGGTGACTCCCCACACTGGCAAGGCCGCTGTGGTCGAGGGGGTGCCCTGCGTGACACTCTGTTACAAAGGCCTGGGGAGAAAGTTCACTTTTAAAGGGGCTCTCGGTGGGCTGGGTGCCCGGAGTGCAAAAACATGGGGGCTGAAGTCGTTGCCACGGGGTGCGGCTCTACCCGGGCGGAAAGTTGCCTTCTGCGGGCTGCGGCCGCGCGCTGGGACCGAGGCGGAGACACTGCCCGGCGCACCGACCTGCCCGGTCGGACGGAGCTCGGGGGAATCCCTGTGCGGCGCGTTCTGGGGCCGAGGGGCCTTCCCGGCCGGTCCCGTGAGCTGGGCGGCTGCGGGTGCCTTTGGCACGGTTGCAGCCTCCCGCTCGCCCGTGACTCATTCGcaaggggcgggggaggggggcttccTGGAAGCGGTGACGAGGAGGCTCGGCCCGGACGCCCGGGTTCCTCTCCTGTAACCAGGGTTTGTGTCGCCTGTAAACACAGCCTCGGGGACAACGGGGGAaaagggggaaagggggaaagggggaaaggggAGGTGCCTGCCGCCCGCCTCCCGGCCGGGCTCCAAACTCCGGGGCCGCTAGTGGGATTGCGGCGGTAGGGAgagcgggaggggggggggacaccctggggtccccggagTGTGGCTCGACTCCGGCCGCGATCCCAGAGGAGTTTCGATTGCCTGGAGACAGGGAGCATTTCCCATCCCTGAGTCAGGCTCACCCCGTCCCCTCTCCTATCTGCTTAGTCATCGGCCCCGAGAGCCAGGACGCTAGGGATTGGGCGACGCTCTTGGAGGCTGGAGGGGGCTCTGCGCGGGGAAGGGCCGACCGCCACCCAAACGCAGGGGGTGGGAGCCAGGGCCCCGGGCCTCGCCCCCTCCTTGCTCAGATCTGGGGGAGGACGGGGCAGCTCTCCAAACCGCCTCTTTGCTAGATCCCGGAcaccaggcccccagcccctcctacGTCGGACCCACCAGCCCGGGCgcccagcccccctccctctccagcccgagcccccagcccctcctccctcccaccgaGGAGCctggctcccccccaccccgtccaggCCCCGGACGCCCGGCCCGGGAGGAAGTTCGGGCTGGACTCCTCCCCGCTCCCCACGTAGCCAGCGGGAAAATCCGTGGCCCCAGCGGCGGCCGGGAATCCCCTCTGGAATGACGGTGGGGAAGGGGATGGCCGGGGTCCCCCGCGGGGTGCAGGGGGGCAGCTCCCCGCCCAGCCGAGGGAGGAGGAATGGGGCGGAAACCAGAGAGGCTAAAAATACGGCGAGCACTTCCGGCCAAGGGGGAGGGGAACGGAGAGCAGTTTCCAGAAAAACAAGCGGGGACGGGAAACGCGGGGGTGTGAGAGTCGGTGCGAGTGCGCGGGCGAGCAGGGGAGCGTGTACTCGCGGCACGTGTGCGCGCCCGGCGTGCCTGGGCGTGAGCGGGCGCGGCCGAGTGTGCAAGTGCGGGGCCAGCCGGTGGGCGGGCCGCGGCCGACGTcgtgtggctgtgtgtgtgtgcgtgtgtgtgctgCGGGTGGGAGCGTGTGTGCTCCGGTGTGGCCGGGTGCACAGTCAGGGGGAAGTAGGTGTGGGACACGAGTGTGTGCGCCCCGTTTCCTGCGTGAGGGCTGTGTACGGACAGGCCCGCCTGCCGCGGCTGCGCGAAGGGATGTGTGAAACCACCTGCCACCGTGCGGTTGACTAGGCTGCTTAAGCATCCCTGGGTGTGGGAATGTGTACGCTGCAAGTGTCTTCCAGGCGGCATTCGCGGCAGCGTGTGACTTACATGAACTGCACGCACATCTGCGGGTAGCTCTGAAGCACTATGGGGGCTGGAGTGACCCCCCGAGGAGCGCGGGGTCAGGGGTCTGGCCGCCCTGTCTTCTGGCGGGAGGAGGATCTGTGCGCCCCCACCGGGAAGCCCTGTGCCTCAGCGTCTGTGGGACTCTAGGAGGCTGGGGCCCGGTGCGGGGTCCCTGGAGCTGTGTGTGCAGTGACTAGTGTTCCCAAGCGTGTGTGTCCTTATCTGGGGGGAAGCTGAGAACATGGGAGGCCAGAATCTGGTTGAGGTTCCCTCTGAGGCCCAGTCACAAGGCAGTGAAACTGGTGAACTTTGGTTCCTGACGTCTACGGCACACATGACGGGGAGGGTGGCCGGTCACTGTTCGCCCCCTCCATGGGCCCAGCcgagacacacacgcacacacttgtACCTGAGAAGCATTATCTAGCCGCAGCTAAGGCTACTTTCGATAATGTCGAGCTGAGCGGAGGGCTGAGTCAGCCAGTCATGGGCAAAGTCTGCGATGGGGTGAAAGATAGTGGGTTAAGTGGTGATTAGAGAGTTGTTTGTATATTCATGTGGTTGGATTGTTCCTTTAGAGTCTGTTTGGGGGACTGTCACTGGGACGGAGAACCTGGGGACTCTGATTGTAGGATGGTGGTAGGTTCTCCTGTTCTCTGCTGGGGGAGAGGGGGCCACCGGCACCCATGTCCCCAGGGTCTGTTTTGCCCTCTGTGGCCATGCATCTCAAGTGCGCTCTTCCCTGGAGTGCGTGGTGGGGCACCAGGCCGTGTAATCTCCCTCTGGTCTGATGATCTAGTAAAAATCTCCACTAAGGTCCTTTGTGACCTTCGGCAACTTCTACCCTTGCCCCCTGCACTGTGGTCCAGGCCTCCGCATTGTTCCACAGACACATCAGCACATTCCTGCCTCGAGGCCTTTGCACTCCTGTTCTTCTCCCTGGGATGCTCTTTCTCCAAATGCCCACACGTTCTCCCTGGGATGTTCTTCCTCCAAATGCCCACATGCCTACTCCCTCGCCTTCAAGTTGGCTCCAGTTCAGCCTCTCAGTGAGGACTTCGTGACCTCTGTCaaggactttttttcccccaaagtaaaTCTTCTCATCTACTTAACAACCCACGTAACATCTATTTACAGatcataataatgataatgaataCCCACGGACCACCACCCAACCTAGGCTCTCAAACTAAAGTTTTTTAACAAAGTAATGCCAATTTCCATACATGTGCCCTGCATTTGTGTCATTGTGTCACATTTATTCCTGTGGGCAGCATCTTCAGCTAGTGCCCAGAGGCCTGCTGCCCTTCCTGGGGGGTCTGCCCTATATGCCTGCCTGGGACTTCAAGAAAGGGACTCCCTggggtgtgtatacacacacacacacacacacacacacacacacacacacacacaggctggcCATTTCCCAGGACTCTAGTGTGGGGACTTGGGCTCTGGCTGAATCACAGGTCTTCACAGTCCCAGGCTTTCCTTGCAGATGTGGAGTCCAGGACAGGACACCTCTGGGCGGCGAGATGGGAACCAGGGCACAGAAGGTGTTGGGTGGGGCAGTCCCGCAACCAGGCTGACTCACTCCAACAGCTGGGCCTGGGCTGGTAGCTCCGCCTTGCACTTGCCCAGGCCTGAAAGCCATGGCTGAGCTCCCGAGGCTTGCTCTCAGGTAAAAGGGGAGCCTGGTGGGCCACTCCTTCCCTGAAGCCCCCTCCCCAAGGCCTGCTTCCCGGAGCTGGGGCCCAGGCGCCTGGGTTCTTCCCCAGGACTGATGATTCACCCCTGCTGGGGCCTTTTCACTTCTCCTTTGGGGCTAAAAATACAGGGACCCAGGCATCCAGCTGGGCTAGGCTTCACCACGGATTGCACAATGCCCCTAGTTTGAGTGCTGCTGACGCAGGCTCCGGGTTCTGGTGGGGGAGTAAGCTGCTCCCAGACCAGGCATGCTGAGGTCAGGGCCTAGAACCCCTTCACTTCCCCTTTCCTGGGCTAAGGACTGGGGGTGCTGGGCTGACAAAGGaggtgctggggatccctggactTGGCTGTGGCCCTTGGAAATGAAACTCCTTCCTCTAGCCCCAGGTAGCCTAGGGGTCTGGCTCCCAGAATCTAGCCCCCTTCATACTAGAGTCCTAGTTAGAACTGGGAGCAGAATAGAGCAAAAGGAGACTAAGACAGAGATGGTCAGAGACAGGGAAACAGGACCAAAGAGGTAGAGAAATGGACAAAAAGAGACCCAACGAGAGGCAGACAACAGACACATGCcttagaaacacacagagaaacgGCTAGAAAAGGGAGCAAATACAGAGAGACCACCCCCAAATGGACAAAGTCAGGAAAgactgagggagagaggcaggtcAGGGCTCTTTGCCCAGGCAGGCTGGGGGCGAGCCCTGTAAGAGGTCATCAACGGGGGGTCCAAAGTGCATCCTGGGCTCGGCAGGACAGGACAGCAGGCTGCCAGGGGAAGCAAGGCCCCGCCCTGCGCGCCCCCTGCTGgcctctgctgccccctgctggcTCGGGCCACAGAACTCAGGCGGGAAGAAAAGTCGGAGACAGGCTGCTTTGAGGTCACTCTTCattccctccctgtccccttcccCGGGGGCCTGCCCCACTCCCAGCCCTGCCAGCTCACAGGGTGCCCCCAGGGCCTGTAGGTGGTGCCGGCGTCTTGCCCGTGACCTTGTTGGCACAGTCCAGCAGAGCGGTGTGAATGTCCTTGGCACAGGCAATCTGGGCTTTGATGACTGCCAGGTACTGCGGGTAGGGCAGGCTGTCAGGCTGTACTGCATCTGGTTTGGTGGCCGTGGGCACCAGAGTTGGCGAATGCTTGGCACTGTCGCAACTCTGAGACAGGCACTcatgtgccaggcgctgtggACAGGCAGGCAAGGTGTGGTATCAGTGTCCCTCCTGGTGCTCCCAACTCCACCCCAAGGGCCAGCATGGGGTAGCTGGCTGGGCCTCTGGACTCCCAGGGGTTTGCAGTCAGAGCCTGGCCCTGCTGGTCACTTGCTGGTGACCTCAGGCATGCAGCTTCCCctctcagagtctgtttcctcCTTTGGAAAATCAAATGGGTTTAATGACTACCTTTGCTGCCTCATCGGGTGAGAACCGTGAGAACAGTGTGTGAGACAGCCACAGGTCCTAGTGCTTCATTAAGTGCTAACTGATGAATGTCAGCTGCTATTGCTGTGACTGTCCTAACTCCAGCCTTGACCCTGGCAGTGGCTTCTCTGATGATacctgcttctggttttcctccttcttctctggCTGCTCTAAGAACTTCTTATTCTGcccaagctttatttttttaaaatttttaaaaagattatttatttatttattcatgagaatacacaaagaggagagagagaagcagagacacaggcagagggagaagcaggctccatgcagggagcctgacgtgggactcgatcccggctctccaggatcacgccctgagctgtaggctgcgctaaaccgctgagccaccggggctgcccgctttatttttttttaatgtttattttctttaaagattttatttatttattcatgagagacacagagacgcaggcagagggagaggcaggctctccacggggagcccgatgcgggacttgatcccaggaccccgggattacgccctgagccaaaggcagacgctcaaccactgagccacccagatgctcctgctCAAGCTTTAAACAGGGCAATTCACAGGTCCCATCTCTTCTTGCTCTCATGCCCTCTAGGGGTTGTCCCACCCACATGCACTACACAGTTCCCACCTCTGCAGTAATATCACATCTATATCCCCAGCCTCCCCTGAAATTCCTGAGCTGTCACACTCTCCTCACCAAACTGTTCCTCTTCCTGGGTCCCTGTCTCAGGAATGGCACTGCCATTCCAACTACAGCCttgggcgtcatcctggagatgACTCCTCCCATAGTCCGGCAGCCCCATGGTCTGTTAACGAAGCCTTCTGAGCAGCTTTCCCATCTGTTCTTCCCCACTTCCTCATGGCCCTGTCCTGGTGCAGCCTGGCCTACCTGAATCCTGTCCTGGTGGCCtccttgggcttccagcctccactCTTGGCTCCTCTAACCCATCCTTCACTTGGCAGCCAGAAGTATATTCCTAAAAAAGCCAGCAGGGCCATGTTCTTCCCTGCTTAaaaccttccatggctccccaccACCCTCAAGGCTATATTCAAAAGCCAACAagccctggggtggctcagtcggttaagtgcctgactttggctcaggtgatgatctctgggtcctgccATCAAACCCTGTGTCAGACtttgtgctcagcggggagcctgcttctctctctctctctccctctgcccctcccccaacttgtgcacgtgagctgtctcaaataaataaatctaaaaaaaaaaaaaaaaatcccacaagcCCTAATGCATATTACACCTCAGCTAAACTGAATTTCATGACATTCCGATATGAGAAATTAAAGTAGAAGCTGTCCCTTATGGTTGGAACACCTTTCTACCACCCCAGACTTCTCAAATTCTGACTTTTCCTTCAAAACCAAgtttaaaatgatgatgatgatgatgatgacactaCAGGAAACGTTTGCCACATGCTTAGTACCATGttgtt contains:
- the ZFP36 gene encoding mRNA decay activator protein ZFP36, which translates into the protein MDRATMDLSAIYKSLLSLSPDMPSDHGDTESIPGWPPSGLWSPSSPERSRVGISGRLPGRSTSLVESPSCGWVPPPPGFAPLAPRPGPELSPSPTSPTATPTTSSRYKTELCRTFSESGRCRYGAKCQFAHGLGELRQASRHPKYKTELCHKFYLQGGCPYGSRCHFIHNPSEDLAAPGHPHVLRQSISFSGLPSGRRPSPPPAGLAGPSLSSCSFSPSSSPPPPPGDLPLSPSAFSAAPGTPVARRDPTTVCCPSCRRATPSSVWGPLGGLARSPSAQSLGSDPEEYASSGSSLGGSDSPVFEAGIFGPPQPPAAPRRLPIFNRISVSE
- the MED29 gene encoding mediator of RNA polymerase II transcription subunit 29 isoform X2 encodes the protein MAASQQQAAAASSAAGVSGPGSSGGPGPQQQPQPPAQLVGPAQSGLLQQQQQDFDPVQRYKMLIPQLKESLQTLMKVAAQNLIQNTNIDNGQKSSDGPIQRFDKCLEEFYALCDQLELCLPASPSACYSLTACPTRSTWQSSKPRLPVPRTFTPLCWTVPTRSRARRRHHLQALGAPCELAGLGVGQAPGEGDREGMKSDLKAACLRLFFPPEFCGPSQQGAAEASRGRAGRGLASPGSLLSCPAEPRMHFGPPVDDLLQGSPPACLGKEP